ACCGAGCACCAGAAGGTGTGATCTGTGGCGGAATCGCCGCCGCCACAGACCGGGACGCTCCGGCCCGGTGATCGTCAGCTGCTGAGTTCGAAGAACCGAGCGATCTCCTCGACGGAGATGATGCCATCCGACGTTCGACCCATGATCCACGGCCCTGCCTTGCGTCCCGGGATCACATGTCCGCCGCCGTGGATGGTGAACAGGGCGACGGATGGCTTTCCGGGTGACCTGAAGTCGGTTCGCTCAACGCTGGTACGTGTGTTGGAACCCGCGGGCCCGAGGGATGTCACGCCGTCGGTGTCGATGCCGTTTCGCGCCGCCCAGTATCTGGCGGTTTCGGGGGCTGACATTCCCAGCCCTCTGGGCCGGAATCCGAGAATGCTTGCCATCCCGCCTTCGTAGGGAACGTTGGGGTCCTTGGTCCCGTGGATCAGAAGTACCGGCATCGGGCTGACGACATCGGCGGCAGGCTTGAAATTCTCGAGTGCTGGCTGGGTTGCGCCGATCATCGCTATCCCGGCCAGGAGTTCGGGTGCTTCGTGGGCGAGTCGGTTCACCATTTGACCACCGAGTGAATACCCGACCGCGAAGACTCGCGTCGGATCAGCCTCGCCCGAGTTGACCAGTCCACTCACGATCGCCTTGAGGAACGCGACGTCGTCATACCCTTCCACTCTCGCGGCGAAGTTGGTGGAGATTCGCGCATCGTTCCAGTGTTTCCTGTAGCCCCCGGGATACACGACGATTGCCCCGGCTCGGCTCGCGAGCACATCGAAGCCCGGCTCAGTGAATTGCCTCACGATCTCCGGTGTCTGATTGGACCCATGCAGAACCAGAACAAGAGGCGACGGGTTGTCACAGATGATTGGGCGCGTGACCAGATAGCGGCGCTGTCGACCATCCACGACGATTGTCTTCTCTTCGGTGATCGTTGTCAGGATCTCGGACATAAGTCCTATTCAAGACCTCCTGATGGGGGATCGCGACCACTGACTGTCAGGTGTCGAGCGTCAGCGGCTGGAGACGGAGGCCCTGATCGAACCGTCTGCACCCTGAACCCTCTGGGCGAGAAAGGTGGAGGAGCCCTGAACCCGCTGCGTTGCGTTCGCTGAGAGTTCTGATGGGCTCGTGGATCGGGGGTTGAGCAACCACGCTCGGCCGGTCGCCGCCACGGCGCCAAGGCAGGTCAGGAGGATCTGATCGGCTATCTCTTCGCTGATGTGTTCCCGTGTCTGGGTTGAAGCGATGACTGAGACCACCGGTCGAAGGTCGTCACCCGCCCGGCTCAGTTCACCGATCTGCCATTCGAAGAGGTGCGGATTCTGCCGGATCACCTCGAGGCGATCCTTCGCGCTGGGCGATGCCCCCACGGCTCTAGTCAGCACGTCGACGAGGAAATCGACAACCTGTCGGGCAGTGCTGGCACCCAAGCCGGCGCTGGCGGCAGTCACCGCGTGCTCAGCAGCGGCCTGAATGTGTCCCGTCTCCACCCCGACGAGCGCGAATTCTTTCGACTCGAAATAGTTGAAGAACGTGCGGGCGGACACATCGGCTTCACCGGTGATCGCTTCGACAGTCGCCCCGTGGCAGCCCTCCCGCAACGCGACTGTTATTGCCGCTTCACGCACCCGGGCCCGCATTGCATTCTTCTTCCGTTCTCGAAGGCCCGGCATCGACAGCGCGGGCGCGAGGGAAGAATCATCATCCACAGGGAGTCACCGCCCCTTCTCGTTACTTGACATCAAGCAATCAAACAACAATGATTGATCTTCGTCAACCATATTTGCGGGTGCACCGTGGCATCCCCCTCATATCCTGGAGCATTCTCGATGTCACATTCCGCGACCGACGTCGCCTCTCTCGACAGCGACACCGTCGTCCCGATGAGCCACCGCCAAGTGCTGGAAGCCCTTTCGGGGCTGCTGCTCGGCATGTTCGTGGCCATCCTGGCCTCGACCGTCGTCAGCACGTCATTGCCCCGCATCATCTCTGATCTCGGCGGCGATGAGAGCTCCTACACCTGGGTCGTCACGTCGACCCTGCTTGCCACGACGGTCTCGACACCCATTTGGGGCAAGCTCGCCGACCTCTTCAATCGAAAGCTGCTCATCCAGCTGTCTCTGATCATCTTTGTTCTCGGTTCTGCTGCTGCCGGGTTCTCGGAGAACACGGGCACCCTCATCACCTTCCGGGTCGTTCAGGGCCTCGGCGCCGGCGGTCTGACGGCGCTCAGCCAGATCATCCTCGCCGACATCATCAGCCCGCGTGAGCGGGGTCGCTACGGCGGCTACTTCGGCGCCGTGATGGCAGTCGGAACCGTCGGCGGCCCGCTCATCGGCGGTCTTCTCACCGACAGCCTCGGCTGGCGCTGGAACTTCTTCGTCGGAGTGCCGTTCGCCGTCGCAGCGATCATCCTCCTCCAGGTCACGCTCAAACT
Above is a genomic segment from Subtercola boreus containing:
- a CDS encoding TetR/AcrR family transcriptional regulator → MDDDSSLAPALSMPGLRERKKNAMRARVREAAITVALREGCHGATVEAITGEADVSARTFFNYFESKEFALVGVETGHIQAAAEHAVTAASAGLGASTARQVVDFLVDVLTRAVGASPSAKDRLEVIRQNPHLFEWQIGELSRAGDDLRPVVSVIASTQTREHISEEIADQILLTCLGAVAATGRAWLLNPRSTSPSELSANATQRVQGSSTFLAQRVQGADGSIRASVSSR
- a CDS encoding alpha/beta hydrolase family esterase, translated to MSEILTTITEEKTIVVDGRQRRYLVTRPIICDNPSPLVLVLHGSNQTPEIVRQFTEPGFDVLASRAGAIVVYPGGYRKHWNDARISTNFAARVEGYDDVAFLKAIVSGLVNSGEADPTRVFAVGYSLGGQMVNRLAHEAPELLAGIAMIGATQPALENFKPAADVVSPMPVLLIHGTKDPNVPYEGGMASILGFRPRGLGMSAPETARYWAARNGIDTDGVTSLGPAGSNTRTSVERTDFRSPGKPSVALFTIHGGGHVIPGRKAGPWIMGRTSDGIISVEEIARFFELSS